A region of Candidatus Poribacteria bacterium DNA encodes the following proteins:
- a CDS encoding sulfatase-like hydrolase/transferase, whose translation MSDKPHVLLISTDHWPNSLLGVNGHPAIQTPTLDTLARAGTRFTRGYSECPVCVPARKTLMTGTTTRTHKDRVFNDRQGLNGLPTVAQTFRDAGYQAYAVGKLHIYPQRDRIGFDDVLLGEEGRLQHGVVDDYELFLGDRGYAGQLFAHGMCNNDYLNRPWHLPEDCHVTNWSTQQMVRTIKRRDPTRPGFWFLSYCHPHPPLAPLQCYMDMYRDIDVDMPYCGEWAQQTDRLPLPLKARQKQDEHFTEDQIRSARQAFYALCTHIDHQLRVVIGTLREEGLLNNTILLFTSDHGDMLGNHRMWAKRLYYEDSANVPMLLVGTAGDERVGHHRVDDRLVGWQDVMPTLLHLAGIDIPDTVDGIPMVGDEKRDWLYGEIGEGGSATRMIHDGRFKLIYYATGNHRQLFDLEEDPRELNDLADSPGHTEILERLTNHLIGELYGDDEDWIQDGKLVGLPDRAYRPSPNRALSGQRGLHWPPPPSAGR comes from the coding sequence ATGAGTGACAAACCCCATGTTCTCCTGATTTCGACAGATCATTGGCCCAACTCTTTATTAGGTGTCAATGGGCATCCAGCCATCCAAACACCGACGCTGGACACACTCGCTCGCGCGGGCACCCGTTTTACGCGAGGTTATAGCGAATGTCCCGTCTGCGTTCCGGCGCGAAAAACGCTGATGACCGGCACAACAACACGCACCCATAAAGACAGGGTTTTCAACGATCGGCAGGGATTAAATGGACTCCCAACAGTCGCACAGACCTTTCGGGATGCGGGGTATCAAGCCTATGCTGTTGGCAAGTTGCATATCTATCCCCAGCGTGATCGCATCGGTTTCGACGATGTGCTGTTAGGTGAGGAAGGCAGATTGCAGCACGGCGTGGTTGATGACTATGAGCTTTTCCTCGGGGACAGAGGTTATGCGGGTCAACTGTTCGCCCACGGGATGTGCAACAACGATTATCTCAACCGTCCGTGGCATCTTCCTGAAGACTGCCACGTCACAAACTGGAGCACGCAGCAGATGGTGCGGACGATTAAACGCCGCGACCCCACACGCCCTGGGTTCTGGTTCCTTTCCTATTGCCATCCACATCCACCCTTAGCACCCCTTCAGTGCTACATGGACATGTATCGCGATATTGACGTGGACATGCCCTATTGTGGCGAATGGGCGCAGCAAACCGATCGACTCCCCCTGCCTTTAAAGGCGCGCCAGAAACAGGACGAGCATTTCACAGAAGATCAAATTCGTTCAGCACGCCAAGCATTTTATGCCCTCTGCACACATATCGACCATCAATTGCGGGTTGTTATTGGAACTTTACGGGAGGAAGGACTCCTGAACAATACGATTCTTTTGTTTACTTCCGACCACGGCGACATGCTCGGAAATCATCGAATGTGGGCAAAACGCCTCTATTATGAGGATTCCGCCAATGTTCCGATGCTGCTCGTCGGCACCGCAGGCGATGAACGCGTAGGACATCATAGGGTGGATGACCGGCTCGTCGGATGGCAGGATGTCATGCCGACACTCCTCCATCTCGCAGGAATTGACATTCCAGATACCGTAGATGGAATCCCGATGGTAGGTGACGAAAAGCGCGATTGGTTATACGGCGAAATTGGTGAAGGCGGCAGCGCGACCCGAATGATTCATGACGGACGTTTCAAGCTAATTTATTACGCCACCGGAAACCACCGGCAACTCTTCGATCTGGAAGAGGATCCGAGGGAATTGAACGACCTCGCCGATTCACCGGGCCATACTGAAATACTGGAACGCCTGACGAACCATCTCATCGGCGAACTCTATGGAGACGATGAAGACTGGATACAAGACGGTAAACTCGTCGGCTTGCCTGACCGAGCGTATCGTCCATCTCCCAACCGGGCCTTATCAGGTCAACGCGGACTCCACTGGCCACCGCCGCCATCCGCAGGGCGTTGA
- a CDS encoding type I restriction-modification system subunit M has protein sequence MAKKKSDTNTNKNGAMLGFEATLYQAADKLRNNMDAAEYKHVVLGLIFLKYISDTFEEKHNFLLQELANPQSELYVKEELDRFEYAEDRDEYLAENIFYVPEEARWSYLQANAKQPEIGTLIDNAMIAIEKENPRLKGVLPKNYARPGLDKQRLGELVDLVSTIGLGEKENRSKDILGRVYEYFLAQFASAEGKRGGQFYTPRCVVQLLVEMLAPYQGRIYDPCCGSGGMFVQSEAFVEAHGGQRDDISIYGQESNPTTRQLALMNLAIRGIEANLGQEHADSFHDDMHPDLKVDYILANPPFNSSDWGGDRLREDKRWVYGTPPTGNANFAWVQHFIYHLAPNGIAGFVLANGSMSSNTATEGEIRKNIIEADLVDCMVALPGQLFYSTSIPVCLWFIARNKENYRFRKRIGETLFIDARRLGKMIDRVHRELTGAELTRIAETYHAWRGDEGAGEYVDVPGFCKSSTLAEVQAHANVLTPGRYVGAEVQKDDSEPFEATIAHLTQKLTEQMTEARRLDETIAKNLEILGFGEDS, from the coding sequence ATGGCAAAAAAGAAATCAGACACAAACACGAATAAAAACGGGGCAATGCTCGGTTTTGAGGCGACCTTATACCAAGCAGCCGATAAACTCCGCAACAACATGGATGCCGCTGAATATAAGCACGTCGTGTTGGGATTAATTTTCCTTAAATACATTTCAGACACTTTTGAAGAAAAGCACAATTTCCTGCTTCAAGAACTTGCTAATCCTCAGAGTGAACTCTATGTCAAAGAGGAACTCGACCGTTTCGAGTATGCAGAGGACAGAGACGAATACTTGGCAGAAAATATCTTTTATGTCCCAGAGGAAGCCCGTTGGTCATATTTACAAGCAAACGCCAAGCAACCAGAAATTGGAACACTGATTGATAACGCGATGATCGCAATTGAAAAGGAAAATCCACGACTCAAAGGCGTTCTGCCCAAAAATTACGCACGCCCAGGACTTGACAAGCAACGCCTCGGTGAACTCGTTGACCTCGTCAGCACAATCGGTTTAGGTGAAAAAGAGAATCGCTCAAAAGACATACTGGGCAGGGTTTATGAATACTTCCTCGCACAATTCGCCAGTGCCGAAGGTAAAAGGGGTGGTCAGTTCTACACGCCTCGCTGTGTTGTGCAGCTCCTCGTTGAGATGCTCGCACCCTATCAAGGACGGATTTACGACCCGTGTTGCGGCTCAGGCGGTATGTTTGTTCAGAGCGAAGCGTTCGTCGAAGCACACGGCGGGCAGCGCGATGATATTTCTATCTATGGGCAAGAGTCTAACCCGACAACACGACAATTGGCACTGATGAACCTCGCGATTCGCGGCATTGAAGCGAATCTTGGTCAGGAACACGCTGACAGCTTTCACGACGACATGCACCCAGACCTAAAAGTTGATTACATCCTCGCGAATCCGCCGTTCAACAGCAGCGATTGGGGTGGTGACCGATTGCGTGAAGATAAACGTTGGGTTTACGGTACCCCACCTACTGGCAATGCCAACTTTGCTTGGGTGCAACATTTTATCTATCACCTTGCCCCAAACGGTATTGCTGGATTTGTATTAGCAAACGGATCCATGAGCAGCAATACCGCCACCGAAGGCGAAATTCGCAAGAACATTATTGAAGCCGACTTGGTGGACTGCATGGTGGCGTTGCCTGGGCAGCTTTTCTATTCCACATCAATTCCTGTGTGTCTCTGGTTTATCGCAAGGAACAAAGAAAATTACCGTTTTCGGAAACGCATTGGTGAGACGCTTTTTATAGACGCTCGCAGGTTAGGAAAGATGATTGACCGCGTCCACCGAGAATTAACGGGTGCGGAACTCACACGCATTGCTGAAACCTATCACGCATGGCGTGGCGATGAGGGTGCCGGGGAATATGTAGACGTACCTGGCTTCTGCAAAAGTTCTACGCTCGCCGAAGTCCAAGCGCACGCCAACGTCCTAACGCCTGGACGTTACGTTGGGGCAGAAGTGCAAAAGGACGATAGCGAACCCTTTGAGGCCACAATAGCACACTTGACACAGAAATTGACCGAACAGATGACAGAGGCACGGCGATTGGATGAGACTATCGCTAAGAATTTAGAGATACTCGGATTTGGAGAGGACTCATGA
- a CDS encoding restriction endonuclease subunit S produces the protein MMFGFPDGWKLQSVEDSMKAIIDYRGKTPRKTPSGVPLITAKIVKDGRIMTPTEFIAAEGYDSWMNRGLPEPGDVVMTTEAPLGEIAQLDNRKVALGQRLITLRGKPDVLNNTYLKFAMQAAFVQNQLKARSTGTTVLGISQRELREVEIPLPPLSEQHRIAHILGTLDQKIELNQQMNETLEATARAIFKSWFVDFDPVKAKKEGRKPPFMDTETAALFPSAFQDSQLGKIPKGWKVQTLGEIAENVRRSVKASEIDSRECFLGLEHMPRRSITLFQWETASEIQSNKSRFRKGEILLGKLNPHFHKVGVAPIDGICSTDILVIQPVNVGWFGIVLGLVSSDNFVAYTSAHARGTTLPRTNWKDMSRYKIALPNVEIAKKYAEFIQPIINKIIENTHQSRTLAQTQDTLLPKLLSGEICVDDASEMLEET, from the coding sequence ATGATGTTTGGTTTTCCTGATGGATGGAAACTTCAATCCGTAGAAGATAGCATGAAAGCGATTATTGATTATCGCGGTAAGACCCCGCGCAAAACGCCTTCTGGTGTTCCGCTAATTACGGCGAAAATCGTCAAAGATGGTCGAATAATGACTCCTACCGAATTCATCGCTGCCGAAGGTTATGATTCATGGATGAATCGGGGATTGCCAGAACCCGGTGATGTCGTCATGACGACTGAAGCTCCTTTGGGCGAGATTGCACAACTTGATAATCGTAAAGTTGCGCTTGGTCAGCGACTTATCACTTTGAGAGGCAAACCAGATGTATTAAACAATACTTATCTGAAGTTTGCAATGCAAGCAGCGTTTGTGCAAAACCAGTTGAAGGCAAGATCCACAGGTACTACTGTTCTGGGGATTTCTCAACGTGAACTTAGAGAGGTTGAAATTCCACTTCCGCCTCTGTCTGAACAACACCGTATCGCTCACATCCTCGGCACGCTTGACCAAAAAATTGAACTCAACCAACAGATGAATGAAACACTGGAAGCAACAGCGCGGGCAATTTTCAAATCATGGTTTGTAGACTTTGACCCCGTAAAGGCAAAGAAGGAAGGACGCAAACCGCCATTCATGGATACTGAAACAGCAGCCTTATTTCCCTCAGCGTTTCAAGATTCTCAGCTAGGGAAGATTCCAAAGGGATGGAAGGTTCAAACACTCGGCGAGATTGCAGAAAACGTTCGACGTAGTGTAAAAGCAAGCGAAATTGACTCCAGGGAATGTTTCCTCGGCTTAGAACACATGCCAAGACGAAGTATAACTCTTTTTCAATGGGAAACAGCCTCCGAAATCCAAAGCAATAAATCTCGCTTCAGAAAGGGTGAAATCCTCTTAGGCAAACTTAACCCACATTTCCACAAGGTTGGCGTTGCGCCTATTGATGGGATTTGCTCAACTGACATTTTAGTAATTCAACCAGTCAATGTGGGATGGTTCGGAATTGTCTTGGGACTCGTATCCAGCGATAATTTTGTCGCTTATACCAGTGCACACGCAAGAGGAACAACGTTGCCACGAACAAATTGGAAAGATATGTCAAGGTACAAGATCGCGCTGCCTAACGTCGAAATTGCCAAAAAATATGCCGAATTCATACAGCCAATTATCAACAAAATCATTGAAAATACCCATCAATCTCGCACTCTTGCCCAAACTCAAGACACACTACTGCCAAAGTTGTTATCTGGTGAAATCTGCGTAGACGATGCCTCTGAGATGTTGGAGGAAACTTAG
- a CDS encoding AAA family ATPase: protein MPQHAVPHIESLRVKNYRALRDIELKQLKPLTVFLGANGSGKSTLFDVFAFLSECFTIGLRHACNKRGGLKELRTRGCDGPIEFELKYREKPKTPVITYHLSIAEDPMKDPFVETEWLQRRFGSRGKPVRFLNFHHGKGSVIPGETPDKADERINEQLDDPSALAANMLGQLARHPRVGALRRFITDWHLSDLSTDATRQATNDGPQKRLSTTGDNLPNVIQYLQERYPERLEKIISSLSNQVPRLEKIDTELMMSGRRLLKIKDAPFDQPILAKFASDGTLKLLSYLTLFHDPQPPQLIGIEEPENYLHPRLLTGLVGGFLEALMFSQLIVTTHSPHLVNELSAEEVWVLYRDEEGFTVCKRASDMLGVEQLLDAGAKLGKLWMEGYFEFGDPLTNAGGPKRGVRAH from the coding sequence ATGCCTCAACATGCTGTTCCACATATTGAATCATTGCGTGTGAAGAATTACCGCGCATTACGGGATATAGAATTGAAACAACTTAAACCGTTGACTGTCTTTTTAGGCGCGAACGGTAGCGGTAAATCAACACTTTTTGATGTCTTTGCGTTCCTTTCTGAATGTTTCACAATCGGGTTGCGTCACGCATGTAACAAGAGAGGGGGACTTAAGGAACTGCGGACACGAGGTTGTGATGGACCGATTGAATTTGAGTTGAAATATAGAGAGAAACCTAAAACACCCGTTATCACCTACCACCTGTCTATTGCCGAAGATCCTATGAAAGACCCTTTTGTTGAAACCGAATGGCTGCAACGGAGGTTCGGTAGTAGAGGAAAACCGGTTCGTTTCCTCAATTTTCATCACGGAAAAGGCAGTGTAATTCCCGGCGAAACACCAGATAAGGCGGACGAACGGATCAATGAGCAACTTGATGATCCGTCGGCACTCGCTGCTAATATGTTGGGGCAGCTGGCAAGACATCCCCGCGTAGGTGCCCTTCGGCGTTTTATTACAGATTGGCATCTCTCCGACCTTTCTACCGATGCGACGCGCCAAGCAACCAACGATGGACCGCAAAAGCGATTGTCCACAACAGGTGACAACTTGCCCAATGTTATTCAATACTTGCAAGAAAGATATCCAGAACGTTTGGAAAAAATTATCTCTTCTCTGTCAAATCAGGTGCCTCGCTTAGAAAAGATTGACACAGAATTAATGATGAGTGGTCGCCGCCTGCTAAAGATTAAAGATGCCCCGTTTGACCAACCCATCTTGGCGAAGTTCGCCTCCGATGGCACATTGAAACTGTTGTCGTACCTGACGCTGTTTCATGACCCACAACCGCCGCAATTGATCGGCATCGAAGAACCCGAGAACTACCTACACCCACGTTTGTTGACAGGTTTAGTCGGGGGGTTTCTTGAGGCCCTAATGTTTTCTCAACTCATAGTTACCACGCATTCGCCTCACCTTGTCAACGAATTGAGTGCTGAGGAAGTGTGGGTGCTCTATCGGGATGAAGAAGGTTTCACAGTGTGCAAACGCGCCTCGGATATGCTCGGAGTAGAGCAACTTTTGGATGCTGGCGCGAAGTTGGGAAAACTTTGGATGGAGGGTTACTTTGAATTCGGTGATCCGTTGACCAATGCAGGCGGTCCGAAGCGAGGTGTGCGTGCACATTGA
- a CDS encoding type I restriction endonuclease subunit R, whose amino-acid sequence MNLNTIYESDIEETALKWFADLDYTVLHGPDIAPDTSDAERSSYSEVILTSRLRDIVAHLNPEIPADAQEEAIRKVLHPDSPALVQNNQTFHQILVAGVEVEYRQPEGTPRSGQVRFIDFDTPANNDWLAVNQFTVVEKSDRRPDIVLFINGLPLAVIELKNPTDEKATVLTAFRQIQTYKQEISTLFTYNEAIVISDGLEARIGSLTADTEWFLPWRTIEGEDEAPSAELELEILLKGAFEKSRFLNYLKHFIVFEETDSGTIAKKIAGYHQFHAVKTAVDTTVQASRPEGEQQCGVVWHTQGSGKSLTMAFYAGSIIQHPQMENPTLVVITDMNDLDDQLFGTFARCQQLLRQTPVQAKNRKHLRELLKVASGGVVFTTVQKFFPEGEETRFPQLSDRRNIVLIADEAHRSQYGFIDGFARHIRDALPNASFIGFTGTPIELADRNTLAVFGNYISVYDIQQAVDDGATVPIYYESRLAKIELDENEKPHIDPEFEEVTEREETTQKEKLKTKWAQLEALVGTEKRLGLIADDIIAHFEERLETIEGKGMIVGMSRRICVDLYNAIVKRRLEWHDDDDKKGEIKVVMTGSASDDVSWQPHIRNKARREEMATRFKNPNDSLKLVIVRDMWLTGFDAPSLHTMYVDKPMRGHGLMQAIARVNRVYRDKPGGLIVDYIGLAYHLKQALQNYTKSGGKGNATLDKAEAVAVMLEKYEICCGLFHGFDWSRWITGNAEDRMRLLPPAQEHILAQKDGKERLLKVVTELSKAFALAVPDEKTTEIRDDVAFFQAVRKVLAKPSTAEETQAETTEQAIKQLVSKAVASEGVVDIFTAAGLEKPDVSILSDEFLAEVRDLPHKNVAVELLEKLLGDEVRTRSQKNVVQGRSFASMLEGSIRTYQNRTIEASQVIEELIKIAKEMRQAQDRGEELGLSDEELAFYDALEVSDSAVKVLGDETLQAIAVELVETVRQNVSIDWAIKESARANIRRMVKRILRRHGYPRAKQEKAAETVLEQAEVLCKDWAA is encoded by the coding sequence ATGAATCTCAATACAATTTACGAATCCGATATCGAAGAAACTGCCCTTAAGTGGTTTGCTGATTTGGATTACACCGTTTTACACGGTCCTGACATAGCACCAGACACGTCCGATGCTGAACGTTCCTCTTACAGTGAAGTAATCTTAACCAGCCGTTTACGAGATATAGTTGCCCATCTTAATCCAGAAATACCCGCCGATGCACAGGAAGAAGCAATCCGTAAAGTGCTTCATCCAGATTCTCCCGCTCTGGTTCAGAACAACCAGACATTTCATCAGATACTGGTTGCTGGTGTAGAGGTCGAGTATCGACAACCAGAGGGAACACCACGCAGTGGACAAGTAAGGTTCATCGATTTTGATACCCCTGCAAACAACGACTGGCTCGCAGTCAACCAATTCACAGTGGTAGAAAAAAGTGATCGCCGTCCGGATATCGTTCTGTTTATCAACGGACTCCCTTTAGCCGTGATTGAGCTCAAAAATCCAACCGATGAAAAAGCCACGGTCTTAACAGCGTTTCGTCAAATCCAGACTTACAAACAGGAAATCTCTACACTGTTCACCTATAACGAAGCGATCGTCATTTCTGATGGATTAGAGGCTCGTATCGGATCCTTAACCGCCGATACGGAATGGTTTTTGCCGTGGCGGACAATCGAAGGAGAGGACGAGGCACCATCAGCCGAATTGGAATTGGAAATCTTGCTTAAGGGGGCCTTTGAGAAAAGCCGATTTTTGAATTATCTCAAACATTTCATCGTTTTTGAAGAAACCGACAGTGGGACGATCGCGAAAAAAATCGCTGGTTATCACCAATTTCATGCAGTTAAAACCGCAGTTGATACAACCGTCCAAGCCTCGCGCCCGGAAGGCGAGCAGCAGTGTGGTGTTGTCTGGCACACCCAGGGTTCAGGTAAAAGCTTAACGATGGCGTTTTATGCCGGTAGTATCATCCAACACCCGCAGATGGAAAATCCAACGCTCGTCGTTATCACTGATATGAATGATTTAGACGATCAACTCTTCGGCACTTTTGCTCGGTGTCAGCAACTCCTGCGGCAAACCCCCGTGCAGGCGAAAAACAGGAAGCATTTGCGTGAACTCCTGAAGGTTGCCTCTGGTGGTGTCGTCTTTACTACGGTTCAAAAATTTTTTCCTGAAGGTGAGGAAACCCGTTTTCCGCAACTGTCCGATCGGCGTAACATCGTGCTTATCGCGGACGAAGCACACCGTAGCCAATACGGTTTTATTGATGGATTCGCTCGTCATATACGCGATGCGCTTCCCAATGCCTCTTTTATTGGATTTACCGGCACGCCGATTGAATTGGCGGATCGCAACACCCTTGCTGTTTTTGGGAATTACATTAGCGTCTACGACATCCAACAGGCGGTTGATGATGGTGCCACCGTTCCAATTTACTACGAAAGCCGTCTTGCCAAGATTGAACTTGACGAGAACGAAAAGCCCCATATTGATCCAGAATTCGAGGAAGTGACCGAAAGAGAGGAGACAACACAAAAGGAAAAACTCAAAACTAAATGGGCACAACTTGAAGCATTGGTCGGAACCGAAAAACGGCTCGGACTCATCGCGGACGACATAATTGCACATTTTGAAGAACGATTGGAAACGATAGAGGGTAAGGGGATGATTGTTGGTATGAGCCGCCGCATCTGCGTTGACCTCTACAATGCCATTGTCAAACGCCGCCTAGAGTGGCATGATGACGATGATAAAAAGGGTGAGATAAAAGTTGTGATGACAGGTTCTGCCTCTGATGATGTATCGTGGCAGCCGCACATCCGAAACAAGGCGCGGCGCGAAGAAATGGCAACTCGATTCAAAAATCCGAATGACTCGCTGAAACTTGTCATTGTCCGCGATATGTGGCTAACAGGATTTGACGCGCCAAGCCTTCATACTATGTATGTAGACAAACCGATGCGTGGACACGGACTGATGCAGGCGATTGCCCGTGTCAATCGCGTATACCGTGACAAACCCGGCGGTTTGATTGTAGACTACATAGGGCTTGCTTACCATTTAAAACAGGCCTTACAGAATTACACTAAAAGCGGTGGAAAAGGAAACGCTACGCTTGATAAAGCTGAAGCAGTCGCCGTGATGTTGGAGAAATACGAGATCTGCTGTGGACTTTTCCATGGATTTGACTGGTCGCGATGGATTACTGGGAATGCCGAAGATCGAATGAGATTACTACCACCGGCACAAGAACATATATTGGCACAAAAGGATGGCAAAGAGCGTTTACTGAAAGTGGTTACTGAGCTCTCCAAAGCGTTTGCTCTGGCTGTGCCAGATGAAAAAACAACTGAGATTCGCGACGATGTTGCCTTTTTTCAGGCAGTAAGAAAGGTTTTGGCAAAACCCTCAACTGCAGAAGAAACACAGGCTGAAACTACAGAACAAGCCATTAAGCAGTTAGTGTCCAAGGCAGTCGCTTCTGAAGGTGTGGTTGACATCTTTACTGCCGCCGGATTGGAGAAGCCTGATGTCTCAATTCTTTCTGATGAATTCCTTGCCGAAGTGCGGGATTTACCTCATAAAAACGTGGCAGTTGAACTTTTGGAGAAACTGCTTGGTGATGAAGTTAGAACCCGCTCACAGAAAAACGTTGTCCAAGGACGTTCATTTGCCAGTATGCTGGAAGGTTCAATTCGCACCTATCAGAACCGGACAATTGAAGCATCACAAGTCATTGAAGAACTCATCAAAATTGCAAAAGAGATGCGTCAAGCACAGGACCGAGGTGAAGAGTTAGGACTGTCGGATGAAGAATTAGCATTCTATGACGCCCTTGAAGTTAGCGATAGTGCTGTCAAAGTGTTGGGTGATGAGACGCTACAAGCCATCGCTGTTGAACTTGTGGAAACCGTTCGACAGAACGTGAGTATTGACTGGGCAATAAAAGAAAGTGCCCGCGCGAATATACGAAGAATGGTGAAGCGTATTCTTCGCAGACACGGCTATCCGCGGGCTAAACAGGAAAAGGCTGCTGAAACTGTCTTGGAACAGGCAGAGGTATTGTGCAAGGATTGGGCAGCGTAG
- a CDS encoding STAS domain-containing protein produces MLAEIRQREGVIVIRPTGRMIGAANAEIREQINEELEEHFDSPKVIFNLENVTRMDSSGLGTLVSVNVTVSRKGGRTALVNAGAHIRNLLILGRLMSVFENYNSEEEGILALTSEAS; encoded by the coding sequence ATGTTAGCAGAAATCCGTCAAAGAGAAGGGGTCATTGTGATTCGACCCACGGGCCGTATGATTGGTGCGGCAAACGCTGAAATTAGAGAGCAAATTAATGAGGAATTGGAGGAGCATTTTGACTCCCCAAAGGTTATCTTTAACCTCGAGAATGTTACCCGTATGGACAGTAGCGGTCTCGGCACGTTGGTATCTGTGAACGTGACGGTTTCCCGCAAAGGCGGGCGGACGGCACTCGTCAACGCAGGTGCACATATCCGCAATCTTCTCATCCTCGGACGCTTAATGAGCGTTTTTGAAAACTACAATAGCGAAGAAGAGGGAATCCTCGCCCTAACCTCTGAGGCAAGCTAA